The Salvelinus namaycush isolate Seneca chromosome 30, SaNama_1.0, whole genome shotgun sequence region CCTCTCCTTACACTTGTCCATACAGTGTCAATTAAGTGCCTTTttatgttttcatttcagagaatattatatattttacattgtaaAAGAAAAGTGTATTATAACCAACTATTTTCTAAGATCCAGTATAAAAGTGAGAAGCCACTGAAAGTTGTATTAGTTGAGAACACTTCCCTGTGAATTAAAAGGAAACCCATCCTTATTACATTGAACTTTTTGACACGGGATATTTTTGTCACTATGCACTTCCATTTATTCTTGTACAATGTAAAAGTCCTGAGCACATGCAATCTGTAGTGAATAGAGTGATTTATTGTATAGGCCTGCACTGTAGTAGCAGAGTAGCTGGGTGTTTTTATTTGTATCACAATGTCGGGATATTGGGTCTATCAGAAATGTTTGAGGTTCCATGTAAATCAATGCTGATTTTGTTCATTCGTAATTTTAAAATGTGCCTAAAATCTGCTGTATTCTGTCAAACACTGTTTTCATGCCAAATATGTAAACCATATCCTTTATtccataaaataaatatattttatttattaaagCGCTGTCTCAGTTCTCACCTTGGCTACCTCTGAAACAATCTTATTAGAGTCAATATGTAACGTAATGCAAATATTTTAACAAACATCTGCATTTCCAAGCGCTAAGGTTTAGAAATGTATCTAGTTACACAACTAGGGGGCAGTTTGTAACGAGTAAAAACAATTATCTTTACCGGAAATAGTACATCGTAACTTCCTTTTAAAATCCTGCCACTCGCATTCCACCACGGATAACACATGGGCAATAAATAATCAAGTGGTCTAACGATGCGAATTGAAAAATGTTACTTTTGCTCTGGACCTGTGTATCCCGGGCACGGTACGATGTTTGTGCGGAACGATTGCAAGGTATGACTTTTTTTTGTGTCCTCCTTTCTGCTTTGACGGCTTCTATGCTAATATGCTAGTTGATTTTCTAACttcctgctaactagctagcttgttTTGTCAGCTgggatgttttttttcttcttccaaaTGTCTGTAGCTACGTAACATAAGACAGTATAAGCCCAGGTGCCCAACTATACCAGATAACCTATTCGTTTTTTACCTCTTAGCTATATTTCAACGTTTTAGTGCAGTTTCTTAACCAGCCAGGCCTGTTATTGTTGCCAAGTGAAGTCTGTCTCACTCAGCAGTGGAGACATTGGCTTTGCTAAAGCTGTAGTAGTCTTGTTTCCCGTACATTGAGGGGGTCTCTCCATGACCAGACATAGAACAGTTCTTGATACTGCTACCTTGTGTATAaattaaatgactaaaatgtattcTCAGACGTTCAGGTTTTGTAAATCAAAATGCCTCAAAAACTTCAAAAAGAAGCGTAACCCAAGAAAGACCAGATGGACCAAGGCTTTCAGGAAAGCGTCTGGCAAGGAATTGACAGTGGTGAGTTCCCACGTCCACCCATGCAAGTTGTAGAATGATGTGAAATGTGATATGATTGATAAACCATCATAAACGATTTGCCCTTGAGTCTCTTACTGATTTATTTCCAACACAGGATAACTCCCTGGAGTTTGAGAAGCGCAGGAATGTGGCTGTCAAATACCAGAGGGAATTGTGGAGCAAGACAGGTACTTGTTATGGCTACAGTTCAGAAGTGTATTTATTAGTGAAaaccgtagcaaaacattttgcaatgaaAACTAGTGTTTCTTACTGGTTAAGTCAGGGCTGTTTTCAGTACTTCTTGCAACGGAAACTGTTtaccgtttaagaaccaaacgAAAGGAACGAAACCGGAAAGGACCTTCCTAAATTTGTAGAATATAAATTCTAGTTTTCGTTGCAAATTGTTTTCCGCTTGGAGTAAACACTTTTTGTAACAGAACTTTCGCAGCAGactaaacattttgcaacagaatcgggtgtaatgaatacacccctaatGGGTGCCTCTACTTCGGCCCGTTTGGTTCTCACTAATTACAACCCTGCCCTCACTTTCATCTTTCAATTGTTTTCATACTCTATTCAAGTCAATTCTCACATGACAGATTGAGATCATGCCCTCTGcacattaaaaaaacaacaaaaaaaaaacattttatttcacctttatttaaccaggtaggctagttgagaacaagttctcatttacaactggccaagataaagcaaagcagtgcgacacaaacaacaacacagagttacacatggaataaacaaacatatacaataaagtctatatacagtgtgtgtaaatgaggtaggataaggggggtgaggcaataaataggccatagtggggaAATTattgagataaggcggggctttacctagcaatgaCTTATaggtgacctggagccagtgggtttgacagtggatatgaagcgagggccagcatacaggtcgcagtggtgggtggtatatggggctttggtgacaaaacggatggtactgtgatagactacatccaatttgctgagtagagtgttggaggctattttgtaaatgacatcgccaaagtcacggatcagtaggatagtcagttttactagggtatgtttggcagcatgagtgaaggatgctttgttgcgaaatagaaagccgattctagatttaattttggattggagatgcttaatgtgagtctggaaggagagtttagtctagccagacacctaggtatttgtagttgtccacatattctaagtcggaactgtccagagtaatgatgctggacgggtgggtaggtgtgggcagcgatcggttgaagagcatgcatttagttttgtttgcatttaagagcagttggaggccacagaaggagagttgtatggcattgacgcttgtctggaggttagttaagtgtccaaagaagggccagaagtatacagaatggtctcatctacgtagaggtggatcagagaatcaccagcagcaagagcgattTAAATGACACATGTTACTGTATGTTCCATGATGGTGTGTATGTTACTTCTACAGCATAACATCAAGACCGATGTAGCTAACTGCTAAGGTTTTGATAATAGCTTTGTTGATCTGTTAAATCCAACTAAATTTGCTATTTTCAGTGGAGGCAATGAGGAAGGTGGAAGGAATAAAACGGAAACGACAGGCACAGTTCATCTTCAACAGGTGAGCCCTAGCTTTCTCCCACCGATAAGAGCCTGGTTCAATTTGAAATTGTTGGCCACACTAGGAAAGCATGGGCCTTCCAACTTTATAATGATTATATTAGTATTCTGTAAAATCTGGTTGAGTCAAACTTTAATTACACAGTCCCTGCTTCATAACATTACTATgtattacaggaaaataactaGGCTAACAGAAGGCCAGTATCGCCAAGTATTGGAGTCTGATATGTCTTTTTAAGCACTGTTTTCAAATAGATTTTTCCATATTTCCTCTATCCCTTTCTTGATCAGACTGAAGAAGGGCAAGCATTTGGAAAAGGAGGAAGCCATCAGCGAAGTGAAGAAGAACATTCACCTCATCAAAGCCCCACATGCAGGTGAGTTCACTGATTTCCCTTGTTGCTGTTTAGTATTTTACATTGTGTTTGtatatctatctctatctatatTAGGTGATGGCATTCATTCCACTTTGAGTTTACATAATGAAATATAGAATTTTGCTAATCAATTTGTTTTCCATGTGTAGGCAAAGCCAAGGTTCTGGAGGAGAAGATGGTGCAGAAGTTACAAGAAGATGTGGAAATGGGTGACGATTAGCAAGTCCTTATTGGGGCTCTGCTGAAATAGAGACCTACAAACAACCACTGGCTGCtctattcataacatccatagaCTATCCTTTACCAAAATCTGGACAACAGTCTGGGAAGAAACAAGGAGACATGGCACTGCAACCCAATGCAGTTGCGGAGTGCTAACACAATATTAAACACTTTGAAAATCATTTCGGAGAGTGTTGTCATATGTTGGATTTAATAAAGTCTTGTGTCCTGAcaaatatttgttttgttattcGTCCTGATATTATTCATCCACATGAACCTTCAAACACATGTGGCACATTGCCACATGTGTTTGAAGTGAATTGCGTTTATTGGGAGTTTTGGTGGAGAACTATTGAATTCCAGTACTTCAAGTACAGACATGGCACAGAGGGAATTGAATGGCAAGATAATTGTTTAGAACTGAATTATGAGAAAGGAatgcataaaaaaatatatacagaaaTCCTCATTGTTAAATCCAGCTAAATAGCGACGCCTAGCGGTTTCAGGAAATGTGCCGGTACGCGTACGGAGCGAGCAAACGGGGAAGTGACACGTTTTCTGTTTATGTGAGGCAAAGATGGCAGAGAGCAGCTCCATAGTAGATTCTGCATGTGTAGCCTCCATGCTCACGGCAGATATCTCAGCTCTGACGGAGCTGGATGATCTGGAGCGGGTCTATCAGCAGCTCTGCACCGAGGAGGTGAGCATTCACCCAGCGGGCAGCTGTAGAGATGCAAAGATGTACCCCTAGACTAtgttagcatagctagctaaACCAGAAACAGAATTATGTCATAATATTCTATCTGCcttataaactgggtgggtcaagccctgaatgctgattggccgtataccatgggtatgacaaaaaaaatacttgtttactaattacgttggtaaccagtttataatagcaataatgcaTCTCGGGGGtctgtggtatatggccaatataccacggctaatgacagtgtccaggcactctgcgtgcttaagaacagcccttagccgtggtatattgattatataccacacctcctcaggccttgtTGCTTAATTATCCATTGCCATTATCTATTGATAATCCTATTATCTATTGATCAACCTATAATGACTGAAGCCACAGAGCgctgtgcgtgcgcgtgcgtgtgagagagactgacagtcttTGTGTTCATCTACCACAGAAAAAGGTGGAGACTGAGCTGGAGAAATTGGTTGTGCAGCAGGGGAACATTGACACCAAGATGCTCGCTCTTCAAAGgatggggtaagtgtgtgtactttagagagggtgagagaagtTTCACTGTCTATGAGTACATACCCTACATCCCAATAATCTAGAGAGGTTTCTTTCCTTATTTCCTTTTCTTCATTTGCACTGGTGTGGAAGAGATGGACTCTGGGAAAAGCGATATCTGGTAGACATTCACCAGTGTAATTTCAACAATTTCTGATCATTatagatgaaggaaaggagattAGTTGTGGAAGCTACTGTAAACTATTGAGAGAAATACCATGTCTAATCCAGTATGAATTTTCCTGTCACGTTGTCCCCCAGGCCCAACCTGCAGCTGATAGGAGGAGATGCCAGTCAGCTGTCTGGCATGATTACATTCACGTGCAGCCTGGCAGAGAATGTCAGCAGCAAAGTCCGCCAGCTAGACCTGGCAAAGGTACTGTCTACAGACACGCTATTTACACCCACATAGACTCACTCACAGAAAgcatgtttccatccacagtatttatgcgagtaaagtcataccatataaaaataaatcacaacagctgtgatggaaacaagaagtttcggtacaatttttAAAAATGCAAACAGATAATTTGTTCATTTGACATGgtggatctttttgtgtctgtaaaataaatgatgtgagaaatggtggtggaaatgcctttatgcgcaaatattgacatcatatttttgtttgtatttattatggatccccattagctgctgctgtggcctgtgtgccctcaggccacgaCTCTACTACcacatctacaacacaaaatccatgtgtacgtgtgtgtgtagtgcGTATGCTatcatgtgtgtgtctgcatgtgtttgtctcttcacagtccccgctgttccataaggtgcatttttatttgttttttaaatcaaattttactgcttgcatgagttacttgatgtggaatagagttccttgtagtcatggctctatgtagtactgtgcacctcccatagtctgttctggtcttggggactgtgaaaagacctctggtggcatgtcttgtggggtatgtatgggtgtctgagctgtgtgccagtagttcaaataGACAGTTcgatgcattcaacatgtcaatacctctcataaatacaagcagtgatgaagtcaatctctcctccactttgagccaggagaaatgaacatgcatattattattaattaacattaattattattaattattattattaatgcatattattaatgttagtgGACATCCAAGAGCCAGCCGTGctaccctgttctgagccaattgcagttttcctaagtccctctttgtgcacctgaccacacgactgaacagtagtccaggtgtgacaaaattAGGTCCTGTAGAACCTGCCTtattgatagtgctgttaagaaagCAGAGAAGAGCTTTATTATGGATAGACTTCTCccaatcttagctactgttgtatcaatatgttttgaccattgACAGTTTAGAATCCAGGGTTACTACAAAcagggctttactattcttaggtagcggaatgacttttgcttccctccaggcctgagggcacacatttTTTAGTAAGCTTAAATTCAAgatgtggcaatatcgtccgctattatcctcagtaattttccatcgaAGTTGTCAGAtcccagtggcttgtcattgttgatagacaacaatcatttttttcacctcttccacactcactcactttatggaattcaaaattacaaggCTTGTCTTtaataatttggtcagatatacatAGATGTTTAGTGTCaacgtttgttgctggcatgtcatgccttagtttgctaatcttgccaatgaaaaaataattaaagtagttggtaatatcagtGTGTTTTGAGATGACttagccatctgattcaatgaatgatggagctgagtttgcccttttgcccaaaatttcatttaaggtgctccaaagctttttactatcattctttgtaatttatctttgtttcatagtgtagtttcttctttttttattcagtttagtcacctGATTTATAcatttgcagtatgtttgccaatcggttgtgcagccagtcTTATTTgtcattccttttgcctcatccctctcaaccatacaatttttcaattcctcatcaatccacagagatttaacagtttttacagtcattttcttaatgggtacatgcttattagtaactgggataagcaatttcataaatgtgtcaagtgcagcatctggttgctcctcattacacaccacggacaaacaaaaatattatttatatcaacaacataggaatcactacaaaacttatgaACTATATTATGCCCAGTCTTTGGAACTTTGGTATTcttagatatggctactatattgtgatcactacatctgatggatttggatacggctttaaagctaatttctgcatcattagtaaagatgtgatcaatacatgttgatgatttcattcctgtgctgttcgtaactaccctggtaggttgactggtaacatgaaccaggttgcaggcactagttacagtttaagatttctcttgagtgggcagcctgatgaaacgcagtcaatatttaaatcacccagaaaattaacctctgttgatatcacatacattatcaagcatttcacaaatgttatccagatactgactgcacttggtggtctatagcagctttcCACCAGAATgagctttaggtgaggcagatgaacctggagccatattacttcaacagtatttaagctacatatgttaacgtgggccatttttagcacttttctgtgatgcttgattgttttcattgctttactggtaAGCTTAGCAGAGGTAGACATGCTCGTGTTATTTGTGTTAGttcagggtgagctgcacacagtggactccCTACTTTGGCACTCTGGTTCAtcggcacatgattactgcatacaatagctgtgggatcagcagaggcattcagggcagtaagagggacataaattacGTTACCtacattgtgtcttccaatgCTCCTGGGATAATGTTAATTTGCTGAAGAATTTTGACAACTCagtgacacaatggtagggattaactgagctgggctttgagtcattgataagtcattgtctcaatgcagccttataatgctgtgaaaggatcaaggaacccaaatgatttgagtgggtcccatcctccttataaaaatatttttgtttccagaaggtataAAAATTGTCAAATGTTACACCCACAGAGCTGCAGTAGTCTCGTAGCCAGATATGGAGGGCTAAAAGTATGCTGAACCGTTCAATGCCACGATTTAGGGAGGGCAGAGGGCCAGATATTATGGGGCGTTTGTTGGTGTCAAGTAGtgaccatcatatcgaagtaaacttggagacacgcaatgatatggtgtgtggaaatccagttgaagtcgtaagtttacatacagcttagccaaatacagttaaactcagtttttcacaattcctgacatttaatccaagtaaaaattccctgtcttaggtcagttaggatcaccactttattttaagaatgtgaaatgtcagaataatagtagagagaattatttatttcagcttttacttctttcatcacattcccagtgggtcagaagtttgcatacactcaattagtatttggtagcattgccttttaaattgtttaaccaattgtttaacttgggtcaaatgtttcgggtagccttacacaagcttcccacaataaggttAGGttaggcccattcctcctgacagagctggtgtaactgagtcaggtttgtaggcctccttgctcgcacacgctttttcagttctgcccacaaattttctataggattgaggtcagggctttgtgatggccactccaattccttgactttgttgtccttaagccattttgccacaactttggaagtatgcttggggtcaatgtccatttggaagacccatttggaccaagctttaacatcctgcctgatgtcttgagatgttgcttcaatatatccacataattttcctgcctcatgatgccatctattttgtgaagtgcaccagtccctcctgcagcaaagcacccctacaacatgatgatgctgccacccccttgcttcacggttgggatggtgttcttcggcttgcaagcctccccctttttcctccaaacataacgatggtcattatggccaaacagttatatttttgtttcatcagaccagaggacatttctccaaaaagtacgatctttgtccccatgtgcagttgcaaaccgtagtctggctttttttatggcagttttggagcagtggcttcttccttgctgagcagcctttcaggttatgtcgactcgttttactgtggatatagatactttcgtacctgtttcctccagcatcttcacaaggtcctttgctgttgttctgggattgatttgcacttttcgcaccaaagtacgttcatctctaggagacagaacgcgtctacttcctgagcggtatgacggctgagtggtcccatggtgtttatacttgtgtactattgtttgtacagatgaacgtggtaccttcaggcgtttggaaattgctcccaaggatgaaccagacttgtggaggtctacaatttattttctgaggtcttgactgatttcttttgattttcccatgatgtcaagcaaagaggcactgcgtttgaaggtaggccttgaaatacatccacaggtacacctccaattgactcaaatgatgtcaattagcctatcagaagcttctaaagccatgacatcattttctggaattttccaagctgtttaaaggcacagtcaacttaatgtatgtaaacttctgacccactggaattgtgatattataagtgaaataatctgtctgttaacaattgttggaaaaattacttgtcatgcacaaagtagatgtcctaactgacttgccaaaactatagtttgttaacaagaaatttgtggagtggttgaaaaacgtgttttaatgactccaacctaagtgtatgacttcaactgtaagttatgatgaacttcacagggtgatgaaagtgcaaggtgatgagcttgatgctcctttccaataaatattgagggtcttattctggtgacatgatgatcgatgcttaaCCTCTATTTGACTAATaaaaatattctcgctcttatccaaaataatctcataatgtagaCTAGCCTAGATGTATCTGCAAACTGTTGGCAAGACTGAACTTTCAATTTTTTTTCAGTGCATGACAACTTAAGCGGAAATGTACATTTTGTGTACACTACATCACCACGCACTGATTTTTATCCACAATAAGTCAGATTTCCACTGGTGGGGAAATGCATATATCTTCTTAAGGCAGATTTTTGAACATTCGCATCGAAATCTGTCggcaattggatggaaacctagctaatcACACacttactgtatgtgtgtacacAAATCAGGATTATAGGCCGTTAACCAAGGGATTAGGATATAAAATGATGTTCCTATCAGCTCCAATGAGTGATG contains the following coding sequences:
- the LOC120024979 gene encoding probable ribosome biogenesis protein RLP24, whose translation is MRIEKCYFCSGPVYPGHGTMFVRNDCKTFRFCKSKCLKNFKKKRNPRKTRWTKAFRKASGKELTVDNSLEFEKRRNVAVKYQRELWSKTVEAMRKVEGIKRKRQAQFIFNRLKKGKHLEKEEAISEVKKNIHLIKAPHAGKAKVLEEKMVQKLQEDVEMGDD